The DNA segment GGGTAACAAGAAAGCCATGCTTATGGAAATAAGCCCCCCAAAAGCACTGATAATCATTAGCCATCCAGCCGTTTTTGATTTTGATTTTACTGATACTGCTCCAATAATCCCGATTATTGAGAAGATAATTGCAACAAAACCAAGTCCAACAACATCAGATGCTCCAGATGCCCCGAAAGCACCAGCTAAGCCACCAATACCTATTGCAAATAATGCACCAAAAAATCCAAAGATTCCTCCGAGCAAACCTAATACTAATTCGACAGTCCTCGATTTTTCTTTTTTCAATTCTACACTCTGATTAGTTCCGCAATTCGGACAGAAAACAGCATTATCTGATAGTTCTTGCCCACAGTTTTTACAAAACACATTTCACCTTTCAATAATTCTTTATTTTCTCATTTTGTTAATGAAACATATTTCTTTTCGGAAGACCACAAGCCGCTTGCGATGTCAATCTTTCCATTGATATTTGCTGGAACATCAAATACTATTTTTCCTCTTTTAGGTAAACCTGGCTGAAGTTGCGTAAAACTAAATGCTTCGTCTTTTAGATAAATTTCAGCCATAGCATCATGTTCAAATTTTCTTCCTTGGTCATCTATTATTTTTACATAAGAACCTATCAATATG comes from the Candidatus Margulisiibacteriota bacterium genome and includes:
- a CDS encoding DUF4064 domain-containing protein gives rise to the protein MKKEKSRTVELVLGLLGGIFGFFGALFAIGIGGLAGAFGASGASDVVGLGFVAIIFSIIGIIGAVSVKSKSKTAGWLMIISAFGGLISISMAFLLPFILLLIGGIMALRK